In Fusobacterium sp. SYSU M8D902, one genomic interval encodes:
- a CDS encoding zinc ribbon domain-containing protein YjdM codes for MSKLPNCPKCNSEYVYEDENLLICPECAYEWSLDNETEEETLVVKDSNGNILQDGDSITVIKDLKVKGSSLVVKIGTKVKNIRLVEGDHNIDCRIDGIGAMKLKSEFVKKI; via the coding sequence ATGTCAAAATTACCAAACTGTCCAAAGTGCAATTCAGAATATGTGTATGAGGATGAGAATCTATTAATATGCCCTGAGTGTGCTTATGAGTGGAGTTTAGATAATGAAACTGAGGAGGAAACTCTAGTTGTAAAGGATTCTAATGGAAACATTTTACAAGACGGAGATAGTATAACAGTTATAAAGGATTTAAAAGTAAAAGGAAGTTCTTTAGTAGTTAAAATTGGAACTAAAGTTAAAAATATTCGTTTAGTTGAAGGAGATCATAACATTGATTGTAGAATTGATGGTATTGGAGCTATGAAACTAAAATCTGAATTTGTAAAGAAAATCTAA
- a CDS encoding DMT family transporter, with product MNIKEKQNQLSAIIYILFMGFGYPLIRYISTIFHTVNTNALMFLSGGTLFVLVSFFKFRDELIKLKNNLWLLPRLFLLASLTAGNMYCFVGGLSKTSALAGSIFGILSMPFSIIMAAIFFLDEREKVKELHFILGGLLALAGSFIFVLTGAHKSSSSSDFLLGITLLAGTIVIQTLQSFVVKGTAKHIHSMVISSCSSILTSIIFFTISIMTGNIHELLTASGDNITKVLLTGMYSIFVGMVMTFFIIQKQGVVVLNVLKLTLPPVTAIIGYLLLNENITLYQGIGASFVLLGCIVALRRKK from the coding sequence ATGAATATAAAAGAGAAACAAAATCAACTTTCTGCTATAATCTATATTTTATTTATGGGATTTGGTTATCCACTGATTCGTTATATAAGTACAATATTTCACACTGTTAATACCAATGCTCTAATGTTTTTATCTGGTGGAACTCTCTTTGTTCTAGTTTCATTTTTCAAATTTAGAGATGAGTTGATAAAATTAAAAAATAATCTTTGGTTACTTCCAAGACTATTTCTTCTTGCTTCATTAACAGCTGGAAATATGTATTGTTTCGTTGGTGGACTCAGTAAAACATCTGCTCTGGCAGGTAGTATATTTGGAATATTAAGTATGCCATTTTCCATTATAATGGCTGCTATCTTCTTTTTAGATGAAAGGGAGAAAGTTAAAGAGTTACACTTTATTTTAGGTGGATTATTAGCTCTAGCAGGATCATTTATCTTTGTTCTAACTGGTGCTCACAAAAGTTCATCTAGTTCAGACTTTTTACTTGGAATCACTCTTTTAGCAGGAACAATTGTTATACAGACACTACAAAGTTTTGTTGTTAAGGGGACAGCTAAACACATACACTCTATGGTTATCAGTAGTTGCTCATCTATTTTGACAAGTATTATTTTCTTCACTATATCTATAATGACTGGAAATATACATGAGCTTCTAACTGCTTCAGGTGATAATATAACAAAAGTACTATTGACTGGTATGTACTCTATATTTGTAGGTATGGTTATGACATTTTTCATCATTCAAAAACAGGGTGTTGTTGTTTTAAATGTTTTAAAACTTACTTTACCACCTGTTACAGCTATTATAGGTTATCTACTATTAAATGAAAATATCACTCTATATCAAGGTATAGGTGCTTCTTTTGTCCTACTTGGTTGTATTGTAGCACTTCGTAGAAAAAAATAA
- a CDS encoding sulfite exporter TauE/SafE family protein, giving the protein MSYLEILGMIGLGIGCGVSKLGIPAALIFSPILASIYGGKASAGIIIIPILVSDLIVMYIYRKNADKKVVLKMLPLTFLGMIVAVIFGKYISDEIFKQSMGIIILIIGILTLMKSFKIDFSKLSVLFGFLGGFAAFIGNVSGPLMSIYLLNIKMDRDKFYGTRTWFYFVVNLVKATLYVVVLKNIHLETFKLTSVAIPFVFVGVFAGKYFVEKMNQELFEKFIVILSIMSGLKLLFF; this is encoded by the coding sequence ATGTCATATTTAGAAATTTTGGGAATGATTGGTTTAGGAATTGGTTGTGGAGTTAGTAAGCTTGGTATTCCAGCTGCTCTTATCTTCTCACCTATCCTAGCTAGTATCTATGGTGGTAAGGCTTCGGCTGGTATTATCATTATCCCTATCCTCGTTTCTGACCTCATTGTTATGTATATCTACAGAAAAAATGCCGACAAAAAAGTTGTTTTAAAAATGCTTCCTCTTACATTTTTAGGAATGATTGTTGCTGTGATCTTTGGAAAATACATATCTGATGAGATCTTTAAGCAGAGTATGGGAATAATAATACTTATTATTGGAATTCTTACCCTAATGAAAAGCTTTAAGATTGACTTTTCTAAATTGAGTGTCCTGTTTGGATTTTTAGGTGGATTTGCTGCATTTATCGGAAATGTATCTGGTCCTCTAATGAGTATATATCTTCTAAATATCAAAATGGATAGAGATAAATTCTATGGTACTAGAACTTGGTTCTATTTTGTAGTAAATCTTGTTAAGGCAACTCTCTATGTAGTAGTTTTAAAAAACATACATCTAGAGACTTTCAAGTTAACAAGTGTAGCTATTCCATTTGTTTTTGTAGGAGTTTTTGCAGGAAAATACTTTGTTGAAAAGATGAATCAGGAGCTTTTTGAAAAGTTCATTGTTATACTTAGTATAATGAGTGGATTAAAACTGTTGTTTTTTTAA
- a CDS encoding hemolysin family protein, translating to MSIGIRIVLIIILMSICMFLSISEISLASARKLKLQLMIDEGNKNAERVMDIQHTSGDFFTAVQIGTNAVSILAGIVGDGIIAPYVKSFIVDYIPMLSSQSSFIGDTLSFVLITALFIEFADLVPRRMAMVAPEKISTVIVRPMLFLIQIVKPLIFIFNGTANIIFKIFGIPLVREEIITYDDIFAMVDAGAEAGVVQKKEHSLIENIFELESRWVSSIMTTRDNIVYLTVNESEESIKNKIANNPHAKFLVCENDIDSILGYVSSKDILPRMLTGEINGLKNIKGIYNRALLVIPNTLTLSEALDRFNEARDDFAIILNEYGLVVGLITLNDVVNTLMGDIVHQILDEQIIEREEGSWLIDGETPVEDVKKVLVDIEKFPEEDTYETIAGFMMYMLKSIPKKSAVVDFENYTFEVVDVDRFKIDQLLVTRKNEKQN from the coding sequence ATGAGTATTGGAATAAGGATCGTACTGATAATAATTTTAATGAGTATCTGTATGTTTTTATCTATTAGTGAAATATCACTAGCTTCAGCTAGAAAATTGAAATTACAACTTATGATTGATGAGGGAAATAAGAATGCTGAAAGAGTGATGGATATTCAACATACATCTGGAGATTTTTTTACAGCTGTTCAGATTGGAACTAATGCAGTATCTATATTGGCTGGTATTGTGGGAGATGGAATTATTGCTCCATATGTTAAGAGTTTTATAGTAGACTATATTCCAATGTTGTCATCACAGAGCTCTTTCATAGGTGATACACTATCTTTCGTACTAATAACAGCACTTTTTATAGAGTTTGCTGACTTAGTACCTAGAAGAATGGCAATGGTAGCTCCAGAAAAGATATCTACAGTGATAGTGAGACCAATGCTATTTCTTATTCAAATAGTAAAACCTCTAATATTCATATTCAATGGTACAGCTAATATAATTTTTAAGATATTTGGAATACCATTGGTGAGAGAGGAGATTATAACCTATGATGATATTTTTGCTATGGTAGATGCAGGAGCAGAGGCTGGAGTGGTACAGAAGAAGGAACACTCACTGATAGAAAATATATTTGAGCTAGAGTCAAGGTGGGTTTCCTCTATAATGACAACAAGGGATAATATAGTATATTTGACTGTGAATGAATCAGAGGAGAGTATAAAAAATAAGATTGCAAACAATCCACATGCTAAGTTTTTAGTCTGTGAGAATGATATTGATTCAATATTGGGTTATGTAAGTTCTAAGGATATACTACCTAGAATGTTGACAGGTGAGATCAATGGATTAAAAAATATCAAAGGTATATATAATAGGGCTTTGTTGGTTATTCCAAATACTTTGACACTTTCTGAAGCTTTGGATAGATTTAATGAAGCTAGAGATGATTTTGCAATAATTTTAAATGAATATGGATTGGTAGTTGGACTAATAACTCTAAATGATGTAGTTAACACTCTAATGGGAGATATTGTACACCAGATATTAGATGAGCAGATAATTGAGAGAGAAGAGGGCTCTTGGCTTATAGATGGGGAGACACCTGTGGAAGATGTAAAAAAAGTGTTGGTAGATATTGAGAAGTTTCCAGAGGAGGATACATATGAAACAATAGCAGGGTTTATGATGTATATGTTGAAGAGTATCCCTAAAAAATCTGCTGTTGTAGATTTTGAGAACTATACCTTTGAAGTGGTAGATGTAGACAGATTTAAGATTGACCAGCTTTTAGTAACAAGAAAAAATGAGAAACAAAATTAA
- a CDS encoding MATE family efflux transporter: MIKMDLRREWRRNKKVFLAIMTIALPAITDLFAQTLLGFFDMLMVGKLGAEAISSVGVGNAPINAVLPIFFAVSIGTTALVSRAYGSNNKKEGKNAMAQSLILSLPISLGITLLLFIFKDKTLQLVGRANDMNLQMTGEYYATVLLGMPFLCFNVVFFAAYRSISKANMPMIANILSIFSNILFNYLFIFVFGWGVMGAGIATTLSRGMITCIFIYTTFFTKRFWVSIPLRKLKLFDKNMSGRILKVGIPAAVEQGVFRIGMLIFEMMVISLGTMAYTSHKIALTAESFSFNMGFGFSVAGTALVGQQLGKGSAKNAHRDAMATTALAIFMMSLFGLTFFIIPGTIIHMFTDEPEIKEMATVALRLVSICQPFQAVSMVLSGCLRGAGDTKAVLWITAIGMYIIRIPLTYFFLYKMDTGLSGAWIVMTIDLAFRSIACYRVFKKGRWSYVSV; encoded by the coding sequence ATGATTAAAATGGATTTAAGAAGAGAGTGGAGGAGAAACAAAAAAGTTTTTCTAGCGATTATGACAATAGCTTTACCAGCTATTACGGATCTTTTTGCACAGACTTTATTAGGATTTTTTGATATGCTTATGGTTGGAAAGCTTGGAGCTGAAGCAATAAGTTCAGTAGGAGTAGGAAATGCCCCTATCAATGCTGTCCTCCCCATATTCTTTGCTGTAAGTATTGGAACAACAGCTCTAGTGAGTAGGGCTTATGGTTCTAATAATAAAAAAGAGGGAAAGAATGCTATGGCTCAAAGTTTAATACTTTCTCTTCCTATCTCTTTGGGGATAACTCTGCTTTTATTTATATTTAAGGATAAGACTTTACAGTTGGTGGGAAGAGCTAATGATATGAACCTACAGATGACAGGGGAATACTATGCAACTGTACTTTTAGGTATGCCGTTTCTATGTTTTAACGTAGTTTTCTTTGCAGCCTATAGATCTATATCAAAAGCAAATATGCCTATGATAGCCAATATCTTGAGTATATTCTCAAATATTCTATTTAACTATCTATTTATATTTGTCTTTGGTTGGGGAGTAATGGGAGCAGGAATAGCTACTACCCTATCACGTGGAATGATAACTTGTATATTTATATATACCACATTCTTTACAAAGAGATTCTGGGTATCAATACCATTAAGAAAATTAAAACTATTTGATAAGAATATGTCAGGAAGAATTTTAAAAGTTGGAATACCAGCTGCAGTAGAACAGGGGGTATTCAGAATAGGGATGTTAATATTTGAGATGATGGTAATCTCATTGGGAACTATGGCCTATACTTCTCATAAGATAGCACTTACAGCTGAATCATTTTCATTTAATATGGGATTTGGATTTTCAGTGGCTGGAACAGCCTTAGTGGGACAACAGTTGGGAAAGGGATCAGCTAAAAATGCCCATAGAGATGCAATGGCAACAACAGCTCTAGCTATCTTTATGATGTCTCTTTTTGGTTTGACATTCTTCATTATTCCAGGAACAATAATACATATGTTTACAGATGAACCAGAGATAAAAGAGATGGCAACAGTGGCTTTGAGACTGGTTTCTATATGTCAACCATTCCAAGCTGTATCAATGGTTTTAAGTGGGTGTTTGAGAGGAGCTGGAGATACAAAGGCTGTATTGTGGATAACAGCAATAGGAATGTATATAATAAGAATACCACTTACATATTTTTTCCTATACAAGATGGATACAGGATTATCAGGGGCTTGGATAGTTATGACAATAGACTTGGCATTTAGAAGTATAGCATGTTATAGAGTGTTTAAAAAAGGAAGATGGAGCTATGTAAGTGTATAG
- a CDS encoding PD-(D/E)XK nuclease family protein, protein MGVNFRYIDYGVKFSGLYSDREAQAEKNLYVFLDNRMKEIFFKRVSNRFLEPTPTLLTMEEFKDRIFYTDRIILKEAKRILAFFKCIPQSIKDELGIGNYYDIIDLANNFFAYYRELLINGVTKLEECSKWQERYLTNFETIKEAFDEMCREYNYLPSDWLESYENYSDNWIKDFTKIVFVDIVEFPKVYRDIIMKLGESVDVEIALQMRKGDFDEENLRLKKVKVPEKIKDIRVYTLKSDLEEALLLIHLKNQKKGEIYSPVPEKNSYSEIFPHYFAPSQKFTMNDTKLYKFLSIQLDLLNSQEERLGKTYFLFQMLSAFENRIFKEYYGISEEDFKSLNSCAIEGYKYISRKILQDSWFEKNFSIDLIEKLNRVIFDLESITDISNTNELYSYIKEQIKLERFIEENLDNEDIFDKFFEIFGIIKSNEVMKIHKSFDEYFGSKIGVSLYRLLIQYMKDLAVKSNLKYSQDIGIVKPLDFVRYSEEINEVNYFIDITDDNLPKRTGDNLILTEKQRKKMGIMTKEERREEDRYRFIQAIFNGKDAIVLTKKDEAQGIDISPFLEEIILKNKIPLEDSPIKDGGIVEMLNNSFIGEELGYDRSVIEAFPKEIEDFRDGKLEIGAYDYGNLVDCPLRFYFMNIERLSYNTKYEDKDINTRILGIIVHKVLEEFVNSIWKRVLQEGVVEVRYEEILERMQGAFKAERAKIPLHMDNYCEYIMIPLISKNIVDFFRDLRSNYEGISIRRFQSEKSSYEKEPFYSGDIDVYLRGRADLVIESELGNEIIDYKTGSKKDGQLDYYTIILYGESGQAKKLVFNAWSGKIEREDKVILTRERLEEEIESFVKASEYMRAEKQSTCQMCEYYNICGRGRE, encoded by the coding sequence ATGGGAGTAAATTTTAGATATATAGATTATGGAGTAAAATTTTCAGGACTTTACTCAGATAGAGAGGCTCAAGCTGAAAAAAATCTCTATGTTTTTTTAGATAATAGAATGAAGGAGATATTTTTTAAAAGAGTTTCTAATAGATTTTTAGAACCAACTCCTACACTTCTTACTATGGAAGAGTTTAAAGATAGAATTTTTTATACAGATAGAATTATTTTAAAAGAGGCTAAGAGAATCTTAGCCTTTTTCAAATGTATACCACAGAGTATAAAAGATGAGTTGGGAATAGGTAACTATTATGACATAATAGATTTAGCAAACAATTTTTTTGCTTACTATAGAGAGCTTTTAATAAATGGTGTTACAAAATTAGAGGAGTGTTCAAAGTGGCAGGAGAGATACTTAACTAATTTTGAAACTATAAAAGAGGCTTTTGATGAGATGTGTAGAGAGTATAACTACCTGCCAAGTGATTGGTTAGAGAGCTATGAAAACTATAGTGATAACTGGATTAAGGATTTTACAAAGATAGTATTTGTAGATATAGTTGAATTTCCTAAGGTGTATAGAGATATAATAATGAAGTTAGGGGAGAGTGTAGATGTAGAGATAGCTCTACAAATGAGAAAAGGGGATTTTGATGAGGAGAACTTGAGATTGAAAAAGGTTAAAGTCCCTGAAAAAATAAAGGATATAAGGGTTTACACTTTGAAAAGTGACTTGGAAGAGGCACTGTTACTTATTCATCTTAAAAATCAAAAAAAAGGTGAGATATACTCTCCAGTTCCTGAAAAAAATAGTTATTCAGAGATATTTCCACACTATTTTGCTCCTTCACAAAAATTTACAATGAATGATACCAAACTATATAAGTTTTTAAGTATACAGTTGGATCTATTGAATAGCCAAGAGGAGAGATTGGGAAAAACTTATTTTCTATTCCAAATGCTATCTGCCTTTGAGAATAGGATATTTAAAGAGTATTATGGAATCTCAGAGGAGGATTTTAAGAGTTTAAATAGTTGTGCCATTGAAGGATATAAATATATATCTAGAAAAATTCTTCAAGATAGCTGGTTTGAGAAGAATTTCTCAATAGATTTAATTGAAAAGTTAAATAGAGTAATTTTTGATCTGGAGAGTATAACAGATATAAGCAATACAAATGAACTGTATTCATATATAAAAGAACAGATTAAATTGGAGAGATTTATAGAGGAAAATTTAGATAATGAAGATATTTTTGATAAATTCTTTGAGATATTTGGAATTATAAAGAGTAATGAGGTAATGAAGATACATAAGAGTTTTGATGAGTATTTTGGAAGTAAGATAGGAGTATCTCTATACAGATTGTTAATTCAATATATGAAAGATTTGGCAGTAAAAAGTAATCTTAAATATAGTCAAGATATAGGAATAGTAAAACCTCTAGATTTTGTAAGATATAGCGAGGAGATAAATGAGGTAAACTACTTTATAGACATAACAGATGATAATTTACCAAAAAGAACTGGAGATAATCTGATACTTACAGAAAAACAGAGAAAAAAAATGGGTATTATGACAAAAGAGGAGAGAAGAGAAGAGGATAGATATAGATTTATTCAAGCTATTTTTAATGGAAAAGATGCTATAGTTTTAACTAAAAAAGATGAGGCACAGGGGATAGATATATCGCCATTTTTAGAGGAGATAATCTTGAAAAATAAAATACCATTGGAGGACTCACCAATAAAAGATGGTGGAATAGTAGAGATGTTAAACAACTCATTTATTGGAGAGGAACTAGGCTATGATAGAAGTGTGATCGAAGCTTTTCCAAAGGAGATAGAGGATTTTAGAGATGGAAAGTTGGAGATAGGTGCTTATGACTATGGAAATCTAGTTGATTGCCCACTTAGATTCTATTTTATGAATATTGAGAGATTAAGCTATAATACAAAATATGAGGACAAGGATATAAATACAAGAATATTGGGGATAATTGTACATAAAGTCTTAGAGGAGTTTGTCAATTCAATATGGAAGAGAGTATTACAAGAGGGAGTAGTAGAGGTTAGATATGAGGAGATATTAGAGAGAATGCAGGGGGCTTTCAAAGCTGAGAGAGCTAAAATTCCATTACATATGGATAACTATTGTGAATATATAATGATACCTCTCATCTCTAAAAATATAGTTGACTTTTTTAGAGATTTAAGAAGTAACTATGAAGGGATCTCTATTAGAAGATTTCAAAGTGAGAAAAGTTCATATGAAAAAGAGCCGTTCTACTCTGGAGATATAGATGTATATTTGAGAGGAAGAGCAGACCTTGTCATAGAGAGTGAATTAGGGAATGAGATAATTGACTATAAGACAGGATCAAAGAAAGATGGACAGTTAGATTACTATACTATAATCTTGTATGGAGAGTCGGGACAGGCTAAGAAATTGGTATTTAATGCTTGGTCAGGAAAGATTGAGAGAGAGGATAAGGTAATACTCACTAGAGAGAGATTGGAAGAGGAGATCGAAAGCTTTGTGAAGGCCAGTGAATATATGAGGGCTGAAAAGCAATCTACTTGTCAAATGTGTGAGTATTATAATATTTGTGGAAGAGGTAGAGAGTAA